CAGCGCGAACAGGAACTCGTTCCAGACGAAGGCCAGCGTGATCATGAACGTCGCCAGCAGCCCGTTCATCGACATCGGCACCACGATGCCGATGAAGATGCGCCAGCTCGGCACATTGTCGACCATCGCCGCCTCCTCGACCTCGATCGGGATCGCCTCGAAGAAGTCGCGCATCAGCCAGACCACGATCGGCAGCGAGAACGCGACGTAGCACAGCGTCAGGCCGACGAAACTGTCGATCAGCTGGAAGCCCAGCCGGCCGATCTCGCTGTAGAGCAGATACAGCGCGAAGGCCGTCACGATCGGCGGGAACATACGCTGGCTGACGAACCAGAACAGGATGTCCTCATTGCCGAGGATCGGTCCGGGCAACGGCAGACGATTGGCGACGACAGCGGCGAGCAGCGCGATTGGAAAGGCGAGCAGCAATGCCTGCGGCCGGGTGAACCCGAACGTCGCGTTGAAGAGCAGATAGCCGCCGAGCGCGAACAGGAAGAACACGAGGCCCGCACCGAGGCGGACCTTGAACTCGAACCGCACGAGCGCATAGGCCGCCATCGCGCCGATCGCGGTGGCGATCGCCGCCGCAGACAGACCGACGATGGTCGAGTTCAGGAAGGTGCGGAAGAACTCGCCGCGAATCCCCTGGTAGAGATCGATGAACGGCTGCAAGGTCGGCGTGAAGTCGATGAACGGCAGATAGGTCGGTCCGCCGACGACGCCCGGCGGCGTCTTGAACGCGGTCACGACCACCCAATAGAGCGGAAACACCGTGATCAGGCACCAGAGGAGAACGCCGAGCGCGACCAGACGGCGGCTCCATGGCGACAGTCCGGTCAGCCCCTGCCCGCTCATCGGCGCTTCTCCAGATGCGGCCGCAGCAGCGCCAGATAGGTGACGCCGATGATCGTGATCGCGATCAGGAACAGGAAGCTGAGCGCCGATGTGTAGCCGAGATTGAACTTCTTGAAGCCTTCCTGGTAGGCGAACAATGTCAGCGTCTCGGTGTCGACGCCCGGCCCGCCGCCGGTCATCACGAACACCGTGTCCATGATCTTGTAGCTCTCGATCAGGCGGATGAAGACGACCGCAGCCGAGATCGGCAGCATCATCGGAAAGGTGATGCCCCAGAACTGCTGCCAGGCACTGGCATTCTCGAGCTCCGCGGCCTCGTAGACGTCTTCGG
This Bradyrhizobium sp. CCBAU 53421 DNA region includes the following protein-coding sequences:
- a CDS encoding carbohydrate ABC transporter permease gives rise to the protein MSGQGLTGLSPWSRRLVALGVLLWCLITVFPLYWVVVTAFKTPPGVVGGPTYLPFIDFTPTLQPFIDLYQGIRGEFFRTFLNSTIVGLSAAAIATAIGAMAAYALVRFEFKVRLGAGLVFFLFALGGYLLFNATFGFTRPQALLLAFPIALLAAVVANRLPLPGPILGNEDILFWFVSQRMFPPIVTAFALYLLYSEIGRLGFQLIDSFVGLTLCYVAFSLPIVVWLMRDFFEAIPIEVEEAAMVDNVPSWRIFIGIVVPMSMNGLLATFMITLAFVWNEFLFALFLTNSRWQTLPILVAGQNSQRGDEWWAISAAALVAIVPMMIMAGLLSRMMRSGLLLGAIK